Part of the Ziziphus jujuba cultivar Dongzao chromosome 8, ASM3175591v1 genome is shown below.
AGAAGGTCACAAAAGTTATGATTCATTTGTATTGTTACTCTAAGAAGAAGGTTTATTAAccgtatatttatatttatgatagaAAGTTTATCAAATGCGTACTTTGTAATTTGacataaaaacatatttttataatcatCTTTAAAAGCCAACCAATATTTTAGTGttcatgaagaaaaaaaatgttaaagacACCTTAAATGAAGAGCAATGTAGGGTGTGCTATTGTTCCTTAGTCTGTGTACCAACTTCTTTCCCAGCTCTTCAATTTCGTTGTTAAACCTTAATGCTTCATACATTGCACGGCAGCGAAGTCTCTGAAACGATGTAGCTACACCATTATTGGCAAGTCGAGAATCGGTATGTGTGAATTTGATAACTTTGTGTCGTTTTAATAATGTAAGTATTTCCCCTCTGTAGTAACTGGGCTGCAGCAAGAGATAACCACCCATTTTTTAGAttccaaaacaaatatataaactagAAATTTTGAAAGAGAGTTACGAAAGTAGCTATAATATTGTTCATGCCTTTGACCAAGAAACTGGAGCCTTTTGAAGAGGCTTCACTGATTCAAACTCTTGCGGAATTGACTCTACAATTCTTATATCATCTTTTAAAACTTCCATGAAATTCCTCCAGTTGAAAATGTCTTTGAATTCACTAAACCAATCAATTAGTAGTTGATTAACAACACAAATGAATAAATAGTATTAagaggtttttttctttttttcttttttctttttttttttaaaagaaaaaacaaatggtGTGAGAGTGTGAATTAACTGAGACTGCTTAATCTACCTAATTTATACATAATTGGATGGTGGGATTTTAGATTGAaagtcaaaaaatatatattatatacaaataaaagtaataatggTCATCATTGGATAAGCCTACATTTGGCATATTAAAATCATATCTAACTACCACAATTTTGTTGACGAATACGGGTAATATTAAAATTCCTCTCACCTTGAATCTATCCAAAAAGATTTATGATCTAAAGAAGGAAAAACCAAAGTAGCATCCATAATCTTTGCTATTGCAACCATGTCACTTATCTGCAACAGTTTCAAtcattcagccaaaaaaaaaaaaaaaatctcatgaaatggttacaattatttttctgtGATGGACGATATCACTAGGTTTATATTAGGTGTTTGACCATCTATTACCCATGTCGTCAAACAAAATACGACTGTATATAAAAAAGTGCTAATCCTTACCCCGAATCTCATTTGATTCAAACCTCCATTGGCATGTGATAGAATATATCCATTTGTTTCATTTCCCCTACCTgcaataaatgaaaaaacatgaaaTTTCAGAAAGATGCATGCTAAGTAGGTTAATTTATGTGAATATACATGACAAAAAGCAGAAGCTGATATTTTGGTCACATACTTTTTTCCTTGTTGGATTGGCTGATgcatttttggtaatttttgctGTTGGGTGGCATCCATACTTCAGGAGTCTGACTACCACAAATCAAACAACGACTAATATCAAAATCCATGTTgtataatttttacttttagagTGCAGATCTATATTCATGATAAtaagaatgtatatatatacaacatcaTTGAGCCGCTGCTGCATTGTCATTTTGTTGACCACATCTTGTTGCTTTATTGAAATGTCCTGAAGGGTAGGTTGAACCAAGCCAGTAATTTCCCTGCTAGTTATCTGACCTTGAAGCATATTCATCAATGCAAACTTAGCCAGCAAAGACAAGAAAGCTAACACCATCAACACTCCAAAAAGCCTTCGTCCCGGCCTTAAAACTTTCCGACGGAACAACGTGGCAGGCTTCATGTCGGACTTGAAGACTTCCGAAGCTTCAAAAACTCGTCTCCTTGAGAACTGAAAAAGTCCTGGTGACACGGGGCCTTCTAGGCGTGATTTTCCTGCAGGCCTAGGTGACATGGGGCCTTCTCGGCGTGGTTTTCCGCCAGGGCTTGGCATGGAGGAAAACGAGAGAGAAAACACGGGAAAATGGGGAACAAAAGGacggaagaaagagaaagaaaagtgtGCATGGGCGTGAATGGTATGGTATTGAATGGAAGCTTGAGGTTAATGGCCAAGCTGCTTTTGGTTAATTTGTTTATGTTCTTTCTTTGTTAattaagcttttttctttttttctttttttttttttccctgttctATTGGTTTTGAAATGAAAATGGAAGCGGAATATCAGCCGAGGCATACTCTGTGTTTGTGATATTTTTTGTGTCTCATATTTCTGCTTAGCTTCTATTTCTCTTATGCATGCAAAAAATACATGTGGGGAGACTTAATATACCAAATTAACCTTCTAAATATTCTATTTTTTCTCCAACAAAACTACAATAATGATGtctaataattacaaaataagaTTTTCTGATTTGAGAAACTCTCAGATCCAACTATAAAGGCTGAATTTTTACCTGAGTaacttttgaaatatatatatatatatatatatatagtaattttacGGTGTAGACcgcatctaaaataaaaaatatcgattttacTATGTATGTGTATACTGTATACAACAAAGttgatgtttttttaaaaaagtatcaGCTTTGAATACGATTTACATGCAGATAGTCCGCACCGTAAAagctctacatatatatatatatgacctaTTAATATCTAGACATAGAAATTTGTaagcattcttttttttttttccttctttttttgtaaaatatgatCCATTAAGGCTAtacagatttttattttatttatttatttattttgctttagaAGATTCAAAACATAGAGTATCAATTAAGTGGTTGACTCAAAAGGAGCCAAATCGaacaacaaatattaataatgttGCAGACTTATGATATTAAAgagtaaatatttaaattaagtaaattaattaataactttttatatgttgaaataattaaataatagtcaaaagaaatttaaatgtcaaattgaaaattaaagataatGAGTTGACATTGTAGATATAGTTATTTAGAGCACCACTTAATcgtacattatcaaaatataggctttctttcttcaaaagaaaaaaatatatataaaagagtgAAATTTCAAGATGAGtcttatatagaaatttttatttttttaatgttattttattttcattttttataaatcattatAACTTTTGCCactatttatgtaattttctcACAAGGCTTATTTCATActtattatattgttttattgtcCATATTAAATgttgtatatttattattagaCAGAAAAACAacgataattaaaataatatatgtctaatttctttaaaaacatttatattttagagagagaaaaagaaaaggtaacaggttttataataaaaatagaatagaactttttgaaaaaacaaaatttaaaatttaaaaaatacacatATGCAATATTTATTATGAAAAGCATTTGGGCCGGGCTCTGGGCAGAGGGGCCTTACCCATTCGGCGGCAGTATAAATACCTGCATTTAGCGaaattagggtttttagggttctaCTTCGCAGCGTTGTCGTCCTCTGTTGTGTAGTGAG
Proteins encoded:
- the LOC107413790 gene encoding O-fucosyltransferase 19 isoform X2 translates to MPSPGGKPRREGPMSPRPAGKSRLEGPVSPGLFQFSRRRVFEASEVFKSDMKPATLFRRKVLRPGRRLFGVLMVLAFLSLLAKFALMNMLQGQITSREITGLVQPTLQDISIKQQDVVNKMTMQQRLNDTPEVWMPPNSKNYQKCISQSNKEKSRGNETNGYILSHANGGLNQMRFGISDMVAIAKIMDATLVFPSLDHKSFWIDSSEFKDIFNWRNFMEVLKDDIRIVESIPQEFESVKPLQKAPVSWSKPSYYRGEILTLLKRHKVIKFTHTDSRLANNGVATSFQRLRCRAMYEALRFNNEIEELGKKLVHRLRNNSTPYIALHLRYEMDMLAFTGCSHNLTKTENEELKKMRKETAHWKVKHINGRQKRLQGSCPMTPREVAMFLEALGFPSNTKIYIVAGDIYGQDGIRPLEAKYPYLFYHSSLATDEELQPFKQRQNQLAALDYIVAVESDVFIYSYDGNMAKAVQGHRRFEGFRKTINPDRQGLVTLIDKLDKGLMNWETFSSNVKSLHANRTGGPYPRRELMSPKLEENFYANPLPGCICERSKEQTNSDTGENM
- the LOC107413790 gene encoding O-fucosyltransferase 19 isoform X1 is translated as MPSPGGKPRREGPMSPRPAGKSRLEGPVSPGLFQFSRRRVFEASEVFKSDMKPATLFRRKVLRPGRRLFGVLMVLAFLSLLAKFALMNMLQGQITSREITGLVQPTLQDISIKQQDVVNKMTMQQRLNDVTPEVWMPPNSKNYQKCISQSNKEKSRGNETNGYILSHANGGLNQMRFGISDMVAIAKIMDATLVFPSLDHKSFWIDSSEFKDIFNWRNFMEVLKDDIRIVESIPQEFESVKPLQKAPVSWSKPSYYRGEILTLLKRHKVIKFTHTDSRLANNGVATSFQRLRCRAMYEALRFNNEIEELGKKLVHRLRNNSTPYIALHLRYEMDMLAFTGCSHNLTKTENEELKKMRKETAHWKVKHINGRQKRLQGSCPMTPREVAMFLEALGFPSNTKIYIVAGDIYGQDGIRPLEAKYPYLFYHSSLATDEELQPFKQRQNQLAALDYIVAVESDVFIYSYDGNMAKAVQGHRRFEGFRKTINPDRQGLVTLIDKLDKGLMNWETFSSNVKSLHANRTGGPYPRRELMSPKLEENFYANPLPGCICERSKEQTNSDTGENM